One genomic region from Candidatus Saccharimonadia bacterium encodes:
- a CDS encoding sigma-70 family RNA polymerase sigma factor has translation MKQNEPELIAHILDGDEEAYGALIDRYKEGLYRHCFRLMRDEDEAEDVAHEAFIEAFVHLDRYDSRFRFSTWLYKIATNLALMRLRKRRDVRLDDDELERVVSDLPGAEDLAFYQQLHDAVGALPLQYRTVVSMHYWQGKTYREIALHMGTSVGSVKGWMSRAKKQLKEVLS, from the coding sequence ATGAAACAGAACGAACCAGAGCTCATCGCTCACATATTGGACGGCGACGAAGAGGCCTACGGGGCGCTCATCGACCGTTACAAAGAAGGATTGTACCGTCACTGTTTCCGACTCATGCGCGACGAGGATGAAGCCGAAGATGTCGCTCACGAAGCGTTCATCGAAGCCTTTGTCCATCTCGACCGCTACGACTCTCGGTTCCGCTTCAGCACCTGGCTCTACAAAATCGCCACCAACCTGGCCCTCATGCGCCTGCGCAAGCGCCGCGATGTCCGCCTGGACGACGACGAGCTCGAGCGAGTAGTGAGCGATCTCCCCGGCGCCGAAGACCTGGCCTTCTACCAGCAACTCCACGACGCCGTCGGCGCTCTGCCTCTGCAATACCGCACCGTGGTCTCCATGCACTACTGGCAGGGCAAAACCTACCGCGAGATCGCTCTCCATATGGGCACCTCGGTCGGCTCAGTGAAGGGCTGGATGAGCCGCGCCAAAAAACAACTAAAGGAGGTGCTCTCATGA